The Brassica oleracea var. oleracea cultivar TO1000 chromosome C6, BOL, whole genome shotgun sequence genome includes a region encoding these proteins:
- the LOC106298666 gene encoding ubiquitin-conjugating enzyme E2 14 — translation MAKNQASLLLQKQLKDLCKHPVDGFSAGLVDENNVFQWSVSIMGPPDTLYEGGFFNAIMTFPEDYPNSPPTVKFTSEMWHPNVYSDGKVCISILHPPGDDPNGYELASERWTPVHTVESIVLSIISMLSGPNDESPANVEAAKEWRDNRAEFRKKVSRCVRKSQEML, via the exons ATGGCAAAGAACCAAGCAAGCCTTCTCCTACAGAAGCAGCTCAAAG ATCTGTGCAAGCACCCCGTTGATGGATTCTCAGCTGGGCTCGTTGATGAGAATAACGTTTTCCAGTGGAGCGTCTCCATCATGGGTCCTCCTGATACTCTCTA TGAAGGGGGATTTTTCAATGCAATCATGACGTTTCCAGAGGATTACCCAAATAGTCCACCAACCGTCAAGTTCACTTCGGAGATGTGGCATCCTAATG TTTACTCTGATGGGAAAGTTTGCATATCTATCCTTCATCCTCCTGGTGACGATCCTAATGGATACGAGCTTGCCTCTGAACGTTGGACCCCTGTCCATACG GTAGAAAGCATTGTGTTGAGTATCATATCGATGCTTTCGGGTCCCAACGATGAGTCACCGGCCAATGTGGAAGCAGCAAAAGAATGGAGAGACAACAGAGCAGAGTTTAGGAAGAAAGTGAGTCGCTGTGTTAGAAAATCGCAAGAGATGCTATGA